A window of Micrococcus endophyticus contains these coding sequences:
- a CDS encoding nitronate monooxygenase yields MSAAHLPDDVVRARLIPPARVLAAPMAGGPSTPELVAAVVGAGGGGFLAGGMRTAAQVREQVDALRGLLGGGDGSVDGSDAARRWGVNLFVPDAVNTAIPAAARTERARAERRAAVAAYRERLAAEGERAAGGAAAEGAGGAPTLPSPDDVTPDPARERAEFAAMLAAAEEQAWPLVSFTFGLPEPAVFARLAAAGIPAGITVTDADEARSARAHGAAFLVVQGHRAGGHRGTLDPAADPVERELPSVLAQVRAVVGTRVPVVAAGGVGAAAHVRSLLAAGADAVAAGTAFLLTAEAGTSAAHRAGIRRCATGEGFVGPDGAARTVLTRAYTGRWARTLATEFPAAHPDAPAAYPELNALTTGLRADAATAGDLERVHLWAGTQAHAAREAGAADVVAGLTP; encoded by the coding sequence ATGTCTGCTGCGCACCTTCCCGACGACGTCGTCCGCGCCCGCCTCATCCCGCCGGCCCGCGTGCTGGCCGCCCCCATGGCCGGTGGCCCCAGCACGCCGGAGCTGGTGGCCGCCGTCGTGGGGGCGGGAGGCGGCGGGTTCCTCGCCGGCGGCATGCGGACCGCCGCGCAGGTGCGCGAGCAGGTGGACGCGCTGCGCGGGCTGCTGGGCGGCGGAGACGGAAGCGTGGACGGGTCCGACGCGGCCCGGCGCTGGGGCGTGAACCTGTTCGTGCCGGACGCCGTGAACACCGCGATCCCGGCCGCCGCCCGGACGGAGCGGGCCCGCGCCGAGCGTCGGGCGGCCGTGGCGGCGTATCGCGAGCGCCTCGCGGCGGAGGGCGAGCGGGCGGCCGGCGGGGCCGCGGCGGAAGGTGCGGGCGGTGCGCCGACCCTGCCCTCCCCCGACGACGTCACCCCGGACCCGGCGCGCGAGCGGGCGGAGTTCGCGGCGATGCTGGCGGCGGCCGAGGAGCAGGCGTGGCCGCTGGTCTCCTTCACGTTCGGGCTGCCCGAGCCGGCCGTGTTCGCGCGCCTGGCGGCCGCCGGGATCCCCGCGGGCATCACGGTGACGGACGCGGACGAGGCGCGGTCGGCCCGGGCGCACGGCGCCGCGTTCCTCGTGGTGCAGGGCCACCGGGCGGGCGGGCACCGCGGCACCCTGGACCCGGCCGCCGACCCCGTGGAGCGAGAGCTGCCCTCGGTGCTGGCCCAGGTGCGCGCCGTCGTCGGGACGCGGGTGCCGGTGGTGGCCGCCGGCGGGGTGGGCGCCGCCGCGCACGTGCGGTCGCTGCTCGCGGCGGGCGCGGACGCCGTGGCCGCGGGCACCGCGTTCCTGCTCACCGCCGAGGCGGGGACCTCCGCCGCGCACCGGGCCGGGATCCGCCGATGCGCGACGGGCGAGGGGTTCGTCGGGCCCGACGGCGCCGCCCGCACCGTGCTGACCCGGGCGTACACGGGCCGCTGGGCGCGGACGCTGGCCACGGAATTCCCGGCCGCCCACCCGGACGCCCCGGCCGCCTACCCCGAGCTGAACGCCCTCACCACGGGGCTGCGGGCCGACGCCGCGACCGCCGGCGACCTCGAGCGGGTGCACCTGTGGGCCGGCACGCAGGCCCACGCGGCCCGGGAGGCGGGGGCGGCCGACGTCGTCGCCGGGCTCACCCCTTGA